Genomic window (Fusobacterium russii ATCC 25533):
GTGAAAAACAGTAAGATTTTAAAGTTTATTGATATTCTTTTAAATTTTCAAGATGTTAAAGATCTTGAATTATATGATGATCAAGGTGTTAAAGTTTCTGCACACACTTATGATGTTTTAAATATTTCAATAGAAAAAATAATAGAAAGATATGAAAGCTTTGAAAGTGGAGCAATAAAATTAGATTATTTTGCGATAATGGTTGGTGTCATTATGCATGATATAAGTAAGTCAAGCATAAGAAGAAACGAAGAGGAGCTTTCACATTCGCAAATGATGATAAAAAATCCTGATTATATAACAGCTGAAGCAGAAGAAGTTTTAAAGGTAATAGAAAGGGAGTCCGGTTATAAAATACTTTCTAAAACAAGAGAAAATATAGTTCATATAATACTTTCACATCATGGAAAATGGGGGAAAATTCAACCGGAAACAGAGGAAGCTGAGATAGTTTATATAGCAGATATGGAATCTGCAAAATATCACAGAATAAACCCTATACAGGCAAATGATATTTTAAAATTGACAGTCAAGGGGAAAAAATTACAGGAAATTGAAAAGGAATTGAATTGCTCAGTTACTGTAATAAAAGATAGAATAAAGAGAGCTAAAAGGGAGTTAAAAGTTTCAACTTTTAGTGAACTTTTAAAAGTATATAAGGAAAAAGGTAGAGTTCCTATTGGGGATAAATTTTTTGTGCTGAGGGCAGAAGAAACTAAAAAATTAAAAAAATTGGTGGATGAAGAGGGCTTTTATAATTTGATTATGAAGAATCCACTTATGCAGTATATGAAGGATAGTGAAGCATTTGAAAATTAAATTAAGGCTGGATGAATATTTAGTTGAAAATGAATATTTTGAAAATTTAGATGTTGCAATAAGAAATATAATGGCGGGCAATGTATTTATAAATGAAATAAAAAAAGAAAAGGCTGGCGAAATAATAGATTTAATGAAAATTAAGTCTTTAAGAATTAAAAATAGAGATTGTCCTTATGTGAGCAGAGGTGGTCTGAAATTAGAAAAGGCTATAAGCTATTTTAATATAGATTTTAAAGATAAAATAGTTTTGGATATAGGTTCTTCAACAGGAGGCTTTACAGATTGTGCATTACAAAGTGGAGCAAAATTTGTTTATGCAGTGGATGTGGGAACAAATCAACTTGACTGGAAATTAAGAAATGATAGTAGAGTAAAAAGCATAGAAAATAAGCATATTAATGATTTAGAAATTATTGATATTGATGAAATTTATCCTGATATTCTAGTAATGGATATATCTTTTATATCAATAAAAAAAGTAGTTTTAAGTATAAAAAAATTCATGAAACAGGGAAGTCTGGGAGTATTTTTAATTAAGCCACAATTTGAGGTAGAAAAAGAGTTTCTTGAAAAAGGAATAGTAAAGGATGTAGCGGTACAACAAAATGTTCTAAAAGATATAAAAGAGTATTTTGAAGATAGAGGTATATACTTAATTGATATAACTGAATCCCCAATAAAGGGGACAAAAGGAAATATA
Coding sequences:
- a CDS encoding HD domain-containing protein, with translation MVKNSKILKFIDILLNFQDVKDLELYDDQGVKVSAHTYDVLNISIEKIIERYESFESGAIKLDYFAIMVGVIMHDISKSSIRRNEEELSHSQMMIKNPDYITAEAEEVLKVIERESGYKILSKTRENIVHIILSHHGKWGKIQPETEEAEIVYIADMESAKYHRINPIQANDILKLTVKGKKLQEIEKELNCSVTVIKDRIKRAKRELKVSTFSELLKVYKEKGRVPIGDKFFVLRAEETKKLKKLVDEEGFYNLIMKNPLMQYMKDSEAFEN
- a CDS encoding TlyA family RNA methyltransferase codes for the protein MVKHLKIKLRLDEYLVENEYFENLDVAIRNIMAGNVFINEIKKEKAGEIIDLMKIKSLRIKNRDCPYVSRGGLKLEKAISYFNIDFKDKIVLDIGSSTGGFTDCALQSGAKFVYAVDVGTNQLDWKLRNDSRVKSIENKHINDLEIIDIDEIYPDILVMDISFISIKKVVLSIKKFMKQGSLGVFLIKPQFEVEKEFLEKGIVKDVAVQQNVLKDIKEYFEDRGIYLIDITESPIKGTKGNIEYLALFSLNKGNSK